In a single window of the Coffea eugenioides isolate CCC68of chromosome 3, Ceug_1.0, whole genome shotgun sequence genome:
- the LOC113764801 gene encoding UPF0481 protein At3g47200-like, which yields MQHSEGQDVSEDISITIQKELAGVIDSELQCSSIFRIHNLLRKVNESAYEPEIIAIGPYHHRKSDLKSMKEHKLLYLKLLLGQNIDVKKCVEAVKPLEKDARKYYAEPIDPELSPQEFVKMMVLDGCFIIKLLLLNFERMDSVDNNDPIFKQDWILNSLQRDLMLLENQLPFFILCKLYETLELPDQGSGLIRLALNFFVDLLPVQVSANKNGNPMGSIGHLLDETGNPLEDIRHLLDLIHRFWSTSKLKAQNDVERSTGEYESIRCSTQCHLLDLIHRYWPQNDVKRSTGEFELIPCSTQLAEAGIKLLKIDQVDIFDIQFDNGSLQIPTLVIEDRTESFLRNLIAYEQYSGGGGYVTDYVTFLGCLIKSKKDVTELSRHGIIHNLVGESEIISEMFNKMIVCVVGPSRNFRYAEIFSRVNIHCDRRMNRWLAKLRRNYLNSPWGIISIIAASLLLLLTLLQTIFSILSWKNHH from the coding sequence ATGCAGCATAGTGAAGGACAAGACGTCTCAGAAGACATCTCCATCACCATTCAAAAAGAGCTAGCTGGTGTTATTGACTCAGAGTTACAATGCAGCAGCATCTTTAGAATACACAACCTACTGCGGAAGGTAAATGAGAGTGCTTATGAACCAGAGATCATAGCAATTGGACCATATCATCACAGAAAATCTGATCTCAAGAGCATGAAGGAACACAAGTTGCTGTATCTGAAATTACTTCTTGGTCAAAATATTGACGTGAAAAAATGTGTTGAAGCAGTGAAGCCACTGGAGAAAGATGCACGAAAATACTATGCAGAGCCCATAGACCCAGAACTTTCACCACAAGAATTTGTCAAAATGATGGTGTTAGATGGCTGTTTTATCATAAAATTATTACTACTTAACTTCGAAAGAATGGATTCGGTAGACAACAATGATCCTATTTTCAAACAGGATTGGATTCTGAACAGTTTACAGCGCGATTTAATGTTATTGGAGAACCAGCTTCCTTTCTTCATTCTCTGCAAATTGTATGAAACACTTGAGCTTCCAGACCAAGGAAGTGGATTGATTAGGCTTGCCTTGAACTTTTTCGTTGATCTTTTACCAGTTCAAGTGTCAGcaaacaaaaatggaaatccAATGGGCAGCATCGGACATTTGCTTGACGAGACCGGAAATCCACTGGAGGACATCAGGCATTTGCTTGACTTGATTCACAGATTTTGGTCGACTTCAAAACTCAAGGCTCAAAATGATGTGGAAAGGAGTACAGGAGAGTACGAGTCGATCCGTTGTTCCACACAATGTCATTTGCTTGACTTGATTCATAGATATTGGCCTCAAAATGATGTGAAAAGGAGCACAGGAGAGTTTGAGTTGATCCCTTGTTCCACACAACTTGCAGAGGCTGGAATCAAGTTACTGAAAATCGACCAAGTAGACATATTTGACATACAATTTGACAATGGTTCACTGCAGATCCCAACATTGGTCATTGAAGACCGGACGGAATCTTTCCTCCGAAACCTCATTGCCTATGAGCAATATTCTGGGGGTGGGGGCTATGTGACAGACTATGTGACATTCTTGGGTTGCCTCATCAAGTCTAAAAAGGATGTAACAGAACTCTCCCGCCATGGAATCATTCATAACTTAGTTGGTGAGAGTGAAATCATCTCTGAAATGTTTAACAAAATGATTGTCTGCGTAGTTGGGCCAAGTAGAAATTTCCGTTACGCTGAGATATTCAGTAGAGTGAACATCCATTGTGACAGACGTATGAACCGATGGTTGGCTAAGTTAAGGAGAAATTATTTGAACAGTCCTTGGGGAATAATTTCGATTATTGCTGCTTCTCTTCTGCTGCTACTCACTTTGTTGCAGACTATATTTTCGATTTTATCTTGGAAGAACCATCATTAG